A window of Oncorhynchus keta strain PuntledgeMale-10-30-2019 unplaced genomic scaffold, Oket_V2 Un_contig_6090_pilon_pilon, whole genome shotgun sequence genomic DNA:
ATGGAGCTGCAGGTGGATGCCTCAGttaccctccctctcccattcctccCAACCCCCATTCCTCTCAGGCCTCTGAAATGGGCTAACAAGGGGGTCTCCCTTTCTGAGCTTCTGAAACCGGATGTGAGAAGCTAATATTAGTGTCTTATTTTTAGGCGGTTGGTGCTGCTACAACAAAGACTCCTGCGATACCAGATATAAAAATATCCCACGACTCATGACCTCATCCGACTGGCCCCAAACGCGCAAAGGTAGGTAGGGGTCCTTCTGTTTTAGAATGCATCCTCGTCGTTCATCATACATGTTTTACATGGGCGTCCATGTTTGGTCCCATTCCCAATATACATTGTGTCATGGGTTGTTGATTGTCATATGACATCAGTGTTGTGTCCTACTGTATATCCAATGAAAGGTCACCACTGTCTCTGCTTGACTTTCTATTGGTTGCTTTACAGGAAGTGGAATATTGTCAGCCCAGGCAGAAGAAAATCCTCATTGGTATAACAGTAATATTGTGTAAGTATGCTTGTTAACACGCTGGTTGTTGTATGTTACCGGTACATGTTgtcctacatactgtactgctcATACTGTACTGCTAACTAAAGTTCTCAGGATCTGTGCGATTGAAGAAGCCAACTGCAGGCTGAGATGATGAATATCAAACATGACAGGTTGCTTCACAATGAGGGATGGAGTCCCATTAATACTATTACATATGTACATGAGTATGTGtgagagtgtgcgtgtgtgcgtgcatgcgtgcgtgcgtgtgtgtgtgggtttgtgtatgtgtgtgagagagagagagtgcgtgtgagagagagtgtgtgtgagtgtgtgtgtggctctgacCCAGCTGTGTATCTCCTCTTCTGCAGATTCATCCCGTACTGCTCCAGCGACGTGTGGAGTGGCACAGGGCCCACAGCCACCAAGGAGAAGAGAGGCccgggaaaagagaaggagaaagatgcCAGTAGGTCCTCTCACCACCAGCAGATCCTCATTATTTTCCTCAACACCAAAGCCATTTCAATACGGTGGTTTGTTCTATTGATTGCATATCTATGTTTCCCTACAGTTGAGTATACCTTCATGGGTTCCCTGATCATCCGTGAGGTCATCAAAGACCTAGTCCCTAAAGGCATCAAACAGGCCAAGGTTGTCATGCTGGCTGGCACAAGGTGagttcctctcctctgctttggGTCTGTTCCCAATCTTGCCCCGTTGTCTGGCACCATCTGTCTCCGCTACCCAgctccacacactcacacacattgaCAGAGTGAGTCTATTTTAGGACGTCCTGTTACTGTTGTCTACCATAAAGATGTTTACGAGCCCTGCTGTCCTGTATTGGCCGTAGAGTGTGGGACAATGACATCATGTCTATTAGGGGCCTCTTCCATAAAGGAGGACACAGTTCTGGAGATTCTTCCCAGGTTAGCAACATGTTTGGTGAGACACCCTGAGGACTAAAACAAGAACACACAGTTAAGTCTGACTGTGACAGCATAGCATTATTGTGGCTAGCTGTCGGCCATTTTGGCTCCAATTGGCAGTGTGCCAATTCGGGGAAACGGTCACAGACACAGACTTTTTACCCAGTTTCTTTGCTCCCCTGCAGTGCGGGAGGGACGGGAGTGCTACTGAACATTGAGAGGGTGTCCAGTCAGCTGGAGCAGCTGGGGGCAGAGGCCCAGGTTCGAGGCCTGGTGGATTCGGGCTGGTTTCTGGAGAGTAAACAGCAGAGGGTTCCTGACTGCCCAGACAGTGTCTCCTGCTCACCTGTAGACGCCATCAAGAGAGGACTCAAGTAAAacacatctgtctctctcccttcagcTTATCCATGTCTCTATGACCTTATAATGACAGATGCCCTGAACAAAGCATTGCATCTCATCACACGTGTAGCTTTATTTCCATTGGCTTGAAGTTCACCAATAATTTTAGCATATAACAGTTGCCCTGTCTATGTTCAATGCGCACTGGAAGCCATTTTTCTCCAATGGCTGTTTTCTTAGGCTGTGGAACGGGGTGGTCCCAGACAAGTGTCGGCAGCAGTACAAGAAAGGAGAGGAGTGGCAGTGCTTCTTCAGCCACAAACTCTACTCCTCCCTGACCTGTGAGTGTctttactacctaccatcatcttGTAAGAATGTGTCTTTCATCTATCAAAGCTGAAGGGTCATGAATCAGAATGCTTGTAAACTTTATGTCCATCGTGTTACCCATCAAGATACCAATAAATGTTACGTCCCTCATGTTACTCAATAAAACACTTATAGGTACAAGCAACACCCCAACTCTGTtctcatgctgtgtgtgtgtgtgtgtgtgtgtgtgtgtgtgtgtgtgtgtgtgtgtgtgtgtgtgtgtgtgtgtgtgtgtgtgtgtgtgtgtgtgtgtgtgtgtgtgtgtgtgtgtgtgtgtgtgtgtgtgtgtgtgtgtgtcatagccCCTCTGTTTGTGGTGCAGTGGCTGTTTGATGAGGAGCAGTTGCGAGTGGAGAATATCTACCTGGGGGGTCAGACCCTGTCAGAACAGCAGTGGACCTACATGCAGAACCTGGGAAAGGATATCAAGAACTCACTCAAAGATGTCACGTAAGTGTGCAGCTGCAGCGACAGACGTGACTGTGGAATGTGGTAGACAGCTGAGCTTGAGATTGATCCATGACATATAGGCTAAGAATTCACAAAACCTACGTTTCGTGATCAAAACAAGTAAGAGCacctttttccctcagaacagcctcaattcgtcagggcatgaactctacaaggtgtcaaaagcgttccacagggatgctggcccatgttgagtccaatgcttcccacagttctgtctagctggctggatgtccattgggtggtggaccattcttgatacacgcaaacccagcagtgttgcagttcttgacacactcaaaccggtgtgtttttttgtcacctactaccataccctgttcaaaggcacttaaatgttttgtcttgcccattcaccctcaatggCACACTTACACAAACCATGTTTACATTTTCTCAAGGCTTCAAAAAAGTaattaacccgtctcctcccattaatctacaatgattgaagtggatttaacaagtggcatcaataagggatcatagctttcacctgaattcacctggtcagtctgtcatggaaagagccggTGTTCTTAACGTTTTCTCCTGTCAGTGTATACTATTGATCAGCTGAAATGGAAAATTAGCAAAAATGAATCAACAGCAATATTCTACACATGTTCCCAACACTATCAAATATGTCACGCTGCTCAGTGCTGACGTTATGCTgtggtgtgtgttgcagggctGTGTTCGCACCCTCCTGCCTGTCCCACACATTGATCACTAAAAGGTAGGACATCTGACTCCCTGGGGGCCCTGAAAAGCACATCCACTGTCCCCTCTACCCCTCACCCCTACCCTGACCCATCTCTACCCAGTGAGCTCATGCTACTCTTTTTGTGTAGCTCGTTCATCAAACCGCATTCTGCGTGTCACTGAATGACATTTCACACTTTTACTAACCCCCCAGCacgctttacacacacacacagccgcacgcacaaacccacacacacacacacgcacacacacccgcatggacacatacacccacacacacacacacgcacccacccacccacctacatacacacaaacGTGCACAAACAAACTCAGCCCTTTAAGCaagcaaacacatacacacttaaaagggaacacacacacacacactcataaaatCACGCACACTTAAAACACCTGCCTCTCCAGCTGGACATAGGGTCAGTGACAGGGCAGAAGGTGGGGCCTATGTTACGGTAAAGGGCAGGGTTGGAGATGGGAGGAGTGATTAGCTCAGGGTTGTAGGGGAGGAGCTGGTTGCCTAATCATACTAGTGTGAGGTAGGTGGATCATATTTTCACAGTTTTGTAATCTAATGCAGGGCTATGTtgatggtagttatggtggtggtgttggaggcTGGACACaaggagggcacagctggggAACTAATTGAGACGCAGCCTGCCAAGGCAAACTGCTTGTGAGAAGATACAGGGCTCAAGTGGCCCaacacgctctctctcttctcacagtTACCTACTTCAATCATCTCCCCTTTCTCTGGCacccattcactctctctctctctctctctctctctctctctctctctctctctctctctctctccctctctctctctctctctccctctctctctctccctctctctctctccctccccctctccttctctccctcgttctTTACATTAGTAACTGGATGACGTTTCAAGTCAAAGGCACCTCCCTGCCGCGGGCTCTGCAGTGCTGGGATAAGAGTTTCCAAGAAGCCAACCGTAACAGCAAGACCCCCCTGAAGGGATGTCCCTTCCACCTGATCGACACCTGCCACTGGCCCCAGTGCAACCCCACCTGCCCAGCCTTGGTGGACCAGGCCACCCAGCAGGAGCTCACCCTGCTCCAGATGTTAGTGGGCATGGGCCTGGACCTCCAGAAACTAGGTCTGGACCTCAGGAGGGACAGTAGCTCTATAACTAGCATGGTCAGTAACGGTGGCTAAGACACGGAGTATAGAAGCCCACTCTCTGGCTTAGTGAAGGGACATTTTTTATGAGTTATGACATAACCATGAAAGGTACAGAATCTGGTTACTTCTGTTGTGCCGCTCAGCCATTCCATTGTGCTCCACTGTTACCATGCCGTCTTGACCGGTGGGTATGTCACTGGGCTTACactatgtctgtctgtaacatTACAGTTTGCCTCCAGGATCACTCTACCTGGACAATttaaagaggggaggggagtgatTCCAGTTTactcctgggttgtgtctcacatttgatttgattcaaggGAGAACGAGGAGTGCCAGGTACCTGTAGCTAACCAGTCAGACACCAAACCTGCAACACACTTTCACCCAACTACATGTACTATACAGAACTTCAACAACATTTTGTGAAGTGAAACGTACTGCTTTTGAGGATTTTTGAATAAGCTATTGGCACATTTTATCATCTTGCCAACATAGGACTGGTACAGTATTCAGAGGAAATGTAAATTTTTATGTAGATGGTTGACTGGAAGGATATATTATATGAGTCTGCTGTTTTAGATCCATGTCCAAGCTCAAACACTGCCCGAGAATGAAGGACACTTGCAAGGACACTTGAAGTGCCCAGACCATTCTCTAACTTTTATTGAATgtgttctacacacacacacacacacacacacacacacacacacacacacacacacacacacacacacacacacacacacacacacacacacacacacacacacacacacacacacacacacacagcctacagttTATATTGCCCACATTTCTACTGCTGCTGCAATTACAACGTTgactttatatattatatatagatatatttgaTATGCATGTGGAGTAAGGGATGTTTGATCTTGCAAAAGTGGCCCAAATGAAGAGCAATTGTCATACTTTCTAATATTGTATATTATCAAGAGAAGGTTGTGACCATCTCTTCTTTCTTTGAGTTTACCGTGAAGTGTGTTTGAACCTAATGTATCTTCCCATGGACCCTTTTAAGTGATGTTTCCTCTTCAAAAACACTGTAGTCGATACTACTCAGCTAGTGTGTCATGTACTGTAATATCTATATAATTTACATAATTAAAGAATCATTTCATGTGATTATATCTAATCTATTGTATGGTAATTATAATCAGAATTGTTTGATTTGCTACTGTTTTAAATTGTATGTAATGAACCCTATTTTGCTTGAAATATTTACCTTGTAAACAGAACTATAACTTGACAGGCATTATATAGTGGATGTATGTTGAATTGAATACAGAACAATAAATAAAAGGTTGGATTATCCTGGAAAACCTGTTCAGAGTGAGCTTTGTTACTTTTTCTTTGATTGATCCTTCTGTCATTAAATCATTATTTTAAATTCGTCCTCAAATTCTAAAGCTCTGAGATTTAAAGAAAAAACTCCATCAGGCTTCAATAAAGCATAATCTACTCGGTAAACCTAGTGGTAAAAcatcatactgtatttatttcccACACTCCAACCACTAGATGGCGATATTTTAGATTTAAACCAAAGCCCCACGTAAAATACTATAGTTTGAAAAGGGATTACAGACTTCCCAACTGCTACTGTAAATATGAAAAGAGAGACACCAGAGATGTTTCAGAAAGACTGTAATATGTTTTGGACGTTTACATTTGCTTACTGACACATTTAAAATATCTTGGTAGATTTGACTTTAATTTAGAAATCTATATTTCTTGCACAAATATAATCAGCAATATGAATTGAATGCTTCTGTTTTATCAACTTGGAAGTTTGTTTGCATTAGACTAAAGGGTAAATAAAGTAATGAGACTGTAAAATAAGGATGCATTTGCATCTAAATTACTGTCtgaataaatataatatatatatatatttaattatcAAACTTATTTTGAATCAGGTTTTCACAAACCCAGTGGTTTTCAGCTGCTGATCGCATGAATTCGTCGTAAAAAACCTTAGTTTTTTTCCCATAATTCATCGCTTGGTCTTCCTACTTCCTCTTTCCGCCATATTGCAGAACCGGTAAGGGCCCCCTCTAAAATCTCATTGTCAATCTTTCCCAAATCTAACCCATCCAGCCGTTTAAAACACAATTTATGAAATTATATAAACGTTTAAAAATGTACTAATGTCATGAAATGGTTATTGTGTCGAgatgttggtgttttgtattgTGATTCGTAAAGTCCCCATCACTGTCCGTTTACTGGTGTGTTGTATTGGTAGCTAGAACATGAATAAAACCCGACAATTAATACTGTTAGGTTAATTACGTTTTGTTCTGAAGTAGTCGACACATTTGCTATATTGTCAAGATATGGTATAAATGTTGAGCAGTACAGTTTGGTTTGCCAACCAACTCTTCTAGCTAGCTTGGCCCGTACATGTAGTCCTTCCATGCGTGGTAGACCGTCACGATGGTGGTGGTTAAACGTTTGCATGGCCGTGCAAACCTTCTAATTTCTTATCTAAGGACATAACGCTTGTCCCAGTTTTGAAATTGTCATTCGAAAGTTATGTCTTGACCAGTGAAATGTAGACGGTTCGCTCTAACCGGGTAATTTGGATAGCTAGCATAATGTCTGTCGAGGTTGCTACCTTAGTATGTAGCCTTCTGTTTTCTTTACCAAAGTAaccacgtaacgttagctaaccaGCTAGTTGGACAATACTTTGCTAGGCAATATCTTAGCTAACGTTAGGTAAGCCTATACTCAAATTGTCATTGCATACTCAATGATGTCCATCTACCTACATTTGAGCTAGCTTACAGTCAGTTTGTTGGCTGACTTATTTGTCAAgtcaatagctagctagctagacagctaacgttagcttgccaGTTTCACAGCATGTTATTAGGATAACTAACCACTATTAGACTGTTTATTGTTAACTAGTTAGCTGGGCAGTAAGTTGGCTGCCTTACAACTCCGAAACTAACTTTTTTATGCATCTCTGATCGACAGGCATCATGGTGCGCATGAACGTTCTTGCGGATGCGCTCAAAAGCATCAACAATGCTGAGAAACGTGGGAAACGCCAGGTTCTGATCCGGCCGTGTTCGAAGGTCATTGTACGTTTCCTGACCGTCATGATGAAGCACGGTGAGTTACTGAAATGTATCACTTGTTTTGTAAGTGGTATGGGTCCAGTCAAGGGGGAGGTCAACAAGATGTGCAGGTGTCCGTTACAGGTAGGACCAGGAGACTGCATAACCCACTTCCCTCCAGGGGGGGAATTGCTAACCTCCGGTTGAGGGATCTGAGTTCAAGCCCTGTAACATCCTGTCGACAATGCTTTTTGTCTGTACTTGGTTTTGATTCCCTGCCTCCCTTGTTTCCCTAGGTTACATTGGTGAGTTTGAGATCATCGACGACCACAGAGCTGGGAAAATTGTCGTCAATCTCACTGGCAGGCTGAACAAGGTAAAAAACGCTCAATATACTGCATCACAAGGACTACCATCAGACCTTTCTACTTCATTTTCACTCTTTTGTATTGGGGTAGATTGATAGACTATCTGACCCCTCTGTTTTGCTCATCTTCTCtgacatgtttttttctttgtcataTTCTGCATTGTGGCATTATCAGCCTACCTGTGTAATTGTATATTTGCACCTGGCACTTCTAATCTTTCTTTTGCTAATTTCAGTGTGGTGTGATCAGCCCTCGTTTTGACCTCCAGTTGAAGGATCTGGAAAAGTGGCAGAACAACCTCCTGCCCTCAAGACAGTTCGGGTGAGAATCAGTCAGCAGCACCCTAATGGTGGCATGAATGTTGGAGTGGCCGTATCACGGTTGTGCAGTGGAACTTTGTGAACAGGGTATTCATCAGTGGTGACTTTGTTTGCTACGGTGTTTCACGTATGAATGCATCTCTTGATGTCGTTAATGTGCACCTTTGGGGTGTATAAAATTGTAC
This region includes:
- the LOC118364794 gene encoding 40S ribosomal protein S15a, producing MVRMNVLADALKSINNAEKRGKRQVLIRPCSKVIVRFLTVMMKHGYIGEFEIIDDHRAGKIVVNLTGRLNKCGVISPRFDLQLKDLEKWQNNLLPSRQFGYIVLTTSAGIMDHEEARRKHTGGKILGFFF
- the LOC127925689 gene encoding carboxylesterase notum2-like, with translation MKILGHVVFLLLIGGICCQNNRNAKPSGKSSKKNQGNQNQGAEAAQSAPEDEPHSGPVESGREGNSGGRAAAQQSASQNNKASDDMKLHVLKNTQVTCNDGTAAGFYLKEFKGSKRWLIFLEGGWCCYNKDSCDTRYKNIPRLMTSSDWPQTRKGSGILSAQAEENPHWYNSNIVFIPYCSSDVWSGTGPTATKEKRGPGKEKEKDAIEYTFMGSLIIREVIKDLVPKGIKQAKVVMLAGTSAGGTGVLLNIERVSSQLEQLGAEAQVRGLVDSGWFLESKQQRVPDCPDSVSCSPVDAIKRGLKLWNGVVPDKCRQQYKKGEEWQCFFSHKLYSSLTSPLFVVQWLFDEEQLRVENIYLGGQTLSEQQWTYMQNLGKDIKNSLKDVTAVFAPSCLSHTLITKSNWMTFQVKGTSLPRALQCWDKSFQEANRNSKTPLKGCPFHLIDTCHWPQCNPTCPALVDQATQQELTLLQMLVGMGLDLQKLGLDLRRDSSSITSMVSNGG